The window TCCATGATCCGGTACTAGTTGTCACACACACTTGTAACTCCTTATTCGTTAAAGATAAGAGACAAAGTTGCTCTTCTCTAACCACAGATAAAGCCAATATACTATACGGAAACGGACGAGGAAGAGATAGACTTTGAAACATCTCTGctgaaaaatcaaaactaagtAAGAAATTGTTATGTGGACTCCATGCTTGAGTAGCAATCCAAAAAGTATTTCCCTTCACTGATATGCCACGACGATATAGTGCTAAAAACCAATCAGTAGCAACCCCAAGAATTCTCCAAGTGTTAGAGGTGAAGTCGTAAATCTCGTACTCATTATTAGGTGGTACATCTTTATGAAGATCCACCCTCAAGATTTTATATTGGTTGCTGCATGATTTGCTGTCGTAAGTGTAACCGAGAGCATAGTAGTCTGATTCTCTGTAGATGACTCTAGGTTTAATCCACGTGGTTTCCCCTGAACATGGATTCCAAACCACGAGTCTCTTGTCCTTTGTGGTGCATAGCAACAAGCTGTTGCAGTGAAAGACATTAAGTACACCAACTTGTGAAGAATTAGAAAGGGGGTCTTTAAGGTAG is drawn from Brassica napus cultivar Da-Ae unplaced genomic scaffold, Da-Ae ScsIHWf_1842;HRSCAF=2478, whole genome shotgun sequence and contains these coding sequences:
- the LOC106425110 gene encoding putative F-box protein At3g23260, yielding MEWRNLPTDLVENILSRIPAMTLARFRSTSKQWSAILKSTSFAKMHTAKAPKREDESLNIMLIDSNVFQVRISLGAPYVKVANNPFYLKDPLSNSSQVGVLNVFHCNSLLLCTTKDKRLVVWNPCSGETTWIKPRVIYRESDYYALGYTYDSKSCSNQYKILRVDLHKDVPPNNEYEIYDFTSNTWRILGVATDWFLALYRRGISVKGNTFWIATQAWSPHNNFLLSFDFSAEMFQSLSLPRPFPYSILALSVVREEQLCLLSLTNKELQVCVTTSTGSWSQLLVLDLTFQYEISSSQFSKGMSFLADKQSKVVRCLNSDNVLSTVQENKDIQVNRLGRGKRESITHDNFESSSVLLNYAPSLTQTQQDYTRKRKSPST